CACGCCTCGCTCGATGCGATCGCGAGATCGGCGGGCCTGTCTCGGCGTGCACTCTACGGACACTTCGACGACCGCGATGCCCTCGTCACCGAGGTGATCGTCACCGGTGCCGCCCGGTTCAACGCGATCGCCGCCCGCATCGACGATCCCGATCCGCGTCGAGCGCTCGCACTCCTCGCCGCCGCGCTGTGGCACGAGGCGTCGCACGTGCGCGCGGCTGCCGCGATCGCCCTCGACGAGACCCACGTCTCCCACACCGCCGCGGCCCTCGCGCCGCTGCGGGCGAAGATCGCGGAGATCGTCGCACGAGGCCGAGCCGACGGATCCCTGCGCACCGACATCCCCGCCGACGTGCTCACCGACCTCATCGAGGGCACCGGCCGCGCCGTGGTCTCGCACCTGCACGTCGATGCGGGCGACGGGGGCGAGCTCGCGGTGAAAGCGGTGCTGGGCATCGCGGGCCTCTCGTGGCGCGAGAGCATCGAACTGCTGGCCGACGACGCCGAGGAGGCGGGCGAATGAGGATCGAGCTGCGCGGCGTGAGCAAGGGGCGCGCCGAGCGGGCGCTGCCGGAGACGTCGCTCACCTTCGAGACGGGGCGGGTGACCCTCGCGGTCGCCGAGACCGAGCAGCGCCCCACCGTCCTGGGGCTGCTGGCGTCCGGGCGCATGCGGGCGGACACCGGCGAGGTGCTGCTCGACGGACGCAAGGATGCGGCGGGCATCCGTCGCCGGGTCGCGCTCGTCGACGCGCTCGAGGTGTCCGAGCCCGCGCCCGCGGTGACCGTGGCCGGCGTCGTCGCCGAGGAGCTGATGTTCGCCGGGGCGTCGCCGAACCCGTTCGCCGCCCGGCGCTGGCTCGACGACCTGGGCCTGGGCGAGTTGGCCGGCACGCCGATCGGCAACATCGAGCCGGCCGCGCGCATCCGCATCCTGCTCGAGCTCGCAGCGCTCCGGAAGGGCGTCGAGGGCATCGTGCTCACCTCCCCCGACCGCCACGGCGGCGAACCGCAGAACTGGTGGCGCGTCGCGACGGAGTTCGCCGAGCGCGGCTACGCGGTACTCGCGATCGCCGGGCGCGCATCGCAGTCGGTGCTCTCGGTCGAGATCGACGCATCGCTCCCCGCCGACGCGACCGAAGTCGTTCCCGCCGCTTCCGAGGGGGAGGACGAGACACCCCCGCCGACCGGCGAGACGGCACCCGAACAGGTCTCCCCCGACACCGGGGCCGACGCCCCGACCGCCGACGACACGGTGGCCGCCGACACCGACCCCGCACCCGGCATCGGCGCCGATGCGCCCGACACCGAAGCATCCGCACCGACGGAGGACGAACGATGAAGGTCCCGCAGATGATCGCCGCCGAACTGCGGCGGCTCACCTCATCGCGCATGTCGCTGATCGCGCTCGTCGCGCTGCTGCTCGTGCCGATCCTCTACGGCGGCCTCTACCTGTGGGCGAACCAGGACCCGTACGGCAGCCTCTCCCGGGTGCCCGTCGCCCTCGTCGTCGACGATACGGGGGCCACGGTGAACGGCCAGCAGCGAAACTTCGGTGACGAGGTCGCCGACGAGCTGCTCGGCGGCGACACGTTCGAGTGGCACCAGGTCTCGACCGATGCCGCAACGGCCGGGCTCGAGAACGGCGACTTCGACTTCATCGTGGAGGTGCCCGCCGACTTCTCTGCCTCCATCGCCTCGATCTCGACCGACGCGCCCCGTCAGGCCGACATCGTGCTGCGGACGAACGACGCGAACAACTACCTCGCCTCGACGATCGGCACGCAGGCCGTCGCCCGCATCCAGTCGACCGTGGCGCAGAAGGTCGTCGACCAGGGCGGCCTCACACTGCTGAACGCGCTCTCCACGATCCGGGTCAAGCTGACGGATGCGGCGTCGGGGGCCCAGCAGCTCGTCGACGGCCTCGGCACCGCCCGCGACGGATCCACGCGACTCGCCGACGGCGCCGGGGCGCTCGCCTCCGGCACGGCCCAGCTGCGCGACGGTGCCACGACGCTCCGCGACGGCGCCGCACAGGTGAGCTCGGGCGCCCAGCAGGTCGCCGCCGGCACGCAGCAGGTGGCGACCGTCGCGGACCGCGTCGCCTCAGCATCCGCCGACGCCGCCTCGCTGCTGCCGACCGCCCGCGCCGACATCGCGCAGAGGCTCGCCGACGCCGGTGTCGACCCGGCCCGTATCGCGGAGGTGCTGGCGGCCCTCGACCCGGTGGGGCAGCGCCTGACGGACGCCAATACGCGCGTGCAGACCGCCGTCGGGCAGATCGATCAGCTCTCCGCCGGCGCGCAGCAGGTGTCGACCGGCGCGCAGCAGCTCGCCTCGGGTTCCGCGGCCCTCGCCGACGGCGCAGCATCCGCCGCGGACGGCGCCGCGCAACTGAGCGACGGCGCGAGCAGCCTCGACGGCGGCATCGCCCAGCTCGCCGACGGCGCCGCGCAACTGCAGACCGGGCTCGCCGACGGGGTGAACCAGATCCCCGACACCGACGATGCGACCCGTGCCAGCCAGGCGTCGACGCTATCCGACCCGGTGGCGGTCTCGACCAGCGCCCTCACCCAGGCGCAGAACTACGGCGCGGGACTGGCGCCGTTCTTCGCCGCCCTGGCGGCCTGGATCGGCATCTACGCCCTGTTCCTCATCGTGAAGCCGGTGTCGCGTCGCGCGGTCACGGCCCTTCACTCGCCCCTGCGGGTCACGCTCGCCGGGTGGCTGACGCCCGCCCTCCTCGGCGGCCTGCAGATGCTGGGGCTGTTCGGCGTCCTCGCCCTCGCCCTCGGCTTCTCGTTCGCGAATCCGCTCGCGACCCTCGGCATCCTGCTGCTGGCGACGGCCACGTACGCGGCGATCGTGCTCGCGCTGAACGTGTGGCTCGGATCGGTCGGACAGTTCCTCGGGCTCGTGCTGATGGTGCTCCAGCTCGTCACCGCGGGCGGCACGTTCCCGTGGCAGACGTTGCCCGCGCCTCTCGCGGCGCTCCATCACGTGCTGCCGATGGGTTACGTCGTCGACGCGATGCGCCAGGTCATGTACGGCGGAGACCTCGACCGGGTGTGGCTCGACCTCGCCGTCCTCGGCACGTGGCTCGTCGGCGCCGGCATCTTCGCGGCCATCGGCGTCGGGCGCATGACCCGCTTCCGCACCCTGCGCGACCTTCAGCCGAGCGTGATCGGCTGAGCCGGCCGCACCGGAGGTAGGAGATGGGCCGGAGGCAGGCCGATTCTGCGGGAATCGTCCTACGCCCGCGTCATCTCCTACGGTCGGGTCAGCCGCCCGCCGCGGGCGGGGTCTCCTT
This portion of the Microbacterium hatanonis genome encodes:
- a CDS encoding TetR/AcrR family transcriptional regulator, with amino-acid sequence MTSSAVRRPRRDAQANRAGIVSAAAVEIARDPHASLDAIARSAGLSRRALYGHFDDRDALVTEVIVTGAARFNAIAARIDDPDPRRALALLAAALWHEASHVRAAAAIALDETHVSHTAAALAPLRAKIAEIVARGRADGSLRTDIPADVLTDLIEGTGRAVVSHLHVDAGDGGELAVKAVLGIAGLSWRESIELLADDAEEAGE
- a CDS encoding YhgE/Pip family protein, with the protein product MKVPQMIAAELRRLTSSRMSLIALVALLLVPILYGGLYLWANQDPYGSLSRVPVALVVDDTGATVNGQQRNFGDEVADELLGGDTFEWHQVSTDAATAGLENGDFDFIVEVPADFSASIASISTDAPRQADIVLRTNDANNYLASTIGTQAVARIQSTVAQKVVDQGGLTLLNALSTIRVKLTDAASGAQQLVDGLGTARDGSTRLADGAGALASGTAQLRDGATTLRDGAAQVSSGAQQVAAGTQQVATVADRVASASADAASLLPTARADIAQRLADAGVDPARIAEVLAALDPVGQRLTDANTRVQTAVGQIDQLSAGAQQVSTGAQQLASGSAALADGAASAADGAAQLSDGASSLDGGIAQLADGAAQLQTGLADGVNQIPDTDDATRASQASTLSDPVAVSTSALTQAQNYGAGLAPFFAALAAWIGIYALFLIVKPVSRRAVTALHSPLRVTLAGWLTPALLGGLQMLGLFGVLALALGFSFANPLATLGILLLATATYAAIVLALNVWLGSVGQFLGLVLMVLQLVTAGGTFPWQTLPAPLAALHHVLPMGYVVDAMRQVMYGGDLDRVWLDLAVLGTWLVGAGIFAAIGVGRMTRFRTLRDLQPSVIG